One segment of Macaca fascicularis isolate 582-1 chromosome 2, T2T-MFA8v1.1 DNA contains the following:
- the FANCD2OS gene encoding FANCD2 opposite strand protein, giving the protein MAGYQLWSPWTPLDESFQWLRHTTPIPSSKHPFRASPCFPHTPSDLEVQLCFQEVTLVLDSPFLESGVSPKLPCHTSELRTMNNKGLVRKPQPIRLSGVDSVFGRVITAQPPKWTGTFRVSDKSAFCKIISREHQWPIGLKEPQIQMTVTMCKQMLRSILLLYATYKKCTFALQHSK; this is encoded by the coding sequence ATGGCAGGATACCAGCTCTGGTCACCATGGACCCCACTGGATGAGAGTTTCCAATGGCTGCGGCACACGACACCTATACCTTCCTCCAAGCACCCCTTCAGGGCCTCTCCCTGCTTCCCACACACACCATCTGACCTTGAAGTGCAGCTGTGCTTTCAAGAGGTCACTCTAGTCCTAGACAGCCCATTCCTGGAATCTGGAGTGAGTCCCAAGTTACCCTGTCACACATCAGAATTGCGAACAATGAACAACAAAGGACTGGTCAGGAAGCCCCAGCCCATCCGCCTCAGTGGAGTAGATTCTGTCTTTGGCAGGGTTATCACAGCTCAGCCACCAAAATGGACCGGGACTTTCAGAGTTTCAGACAAGTCAGCCTTTTGCAAAATCATTAGCAGGGAGCACCAGTGGCCCATTGGACTGAAGGAGCCTCAGATTCAGATGACAGTGACTATGTGCAAACAGATGCTGCGCTCTATCCTCTTGCTGTATGCAACTTACAAAAAGTGCACCTTTGCCTTGCAGCACTCCAAGTAA